One window of the Chanodichthys erythropterus isolate Z2021 chromosome 2, ASM2448905v1, whole genome shotgun sequence genome contains the following:
- the tbx20 gene encoding T-box transcription factor TBX20 isoform X1, translating into MEYTSSPKPQLSSRANAFSIAALMSSGKSKDKESEENTIKPLEQFVEKSSCHPNLGDLPSLETHGDFSGSGGAPLCTEPLIPTTPGVPSEEMAKISCSLETKELWDKFHELGTEMIITKSGRRMFPTIRVSFSGVDPDAKYIVLMDIVPVDNKRYRYAYHRSSWLVAGKADPPLPARLYVHPDSPFTGEQLLKQMVSFEKVKLTNNELDQHGHIILNSMHKYQPRVHIIKKKDHTASLLNLKSEEFRTFVFTETVFTAVTAYQNQLITKLKIDSNPFAKGFRDSSRLTDIESRESVESLIHKHSYARSPIRTYAGDEETLGEDGHSAHSRSSAFTASDNLSLSSWVTTTSGFSGFQHPQSLSAIGTSTASLASPLPHPIQGSLPPYSRLGMPLTPSALAGSMQGSGPTFPSFHMPRYHHYFQQGPYAAIQGLRHSSTVMTPFV; encoded by the exons AACAATTCGTGGAAAAGTCGTCGTGCCACCCAAACCTCGGTGACCTGCCTTCGCTGGAAACCCACGGCGACTTCAGCGGCAGCGGCGGAGCTCCGTTATGTACCGAGCCGCTCATTCCGACGACCCCCGGCGTGCCCAGCGAGGAGATGGCCAAGATCTCCTGCAGCCTCGAGACTAAAGAACTGTGGGACAAATTCCACGAGCTCGGCACGGAAATGATTATCACAAAATCTGGAAG ACGAATGTTTCCGACAATTCGCGTGTCATTTTCCGGAGTTGATCCTGATGCCAAATATATCGTGCTAATGGACATCGTTCCAGTGGACAATAAAAGATATCGATACGCCTACCACAGATCCTCATGGCTTGTGGCGGGGAAGGCAGATCCACCTTTACCTGCCAG gtTGTACGTGCATCCAGATTCGCCGTTTACAGGAGAACAGCTATTGAAACAGATGGTTTCCTTCGAAAAAGTGAAGCTTACAAACAACGAACTGGACCAACACGGACAT ATCATCCTGAACTCCATGCACAAGTACCAACCCCGAGTTCATATCATCAAGAAGAAAGATCACACAGCGTCACTTCTTAACCTAAAGTCTGAGGAGTTTCGTACATTCGTCTTCACTGAGACAGTTTTCACTGCAGTCACTGCTTACCAGAACCAGCTG ATAACCAAACTGAAGATTGACAGCAACCCTTTTGCCAAAGGCTTCAGAGACTCCTCCAGACTCACAGATATTGAGAG TAGGGAAAGTGTTGAGAGCTTGATCCACAAGCACTCTTACGCGCGGTCGCCCATTCGGACTTATGCTGGTGATGAGGAGACATTGGGTGAAGATGGACACTCGGCACACAGTAGAA GCTCTGCATTCACTGCATCGGACAACCTCTCTCTCAGCTCTTGGGTCACGACCACATCTGGTTTCTCGGGCTTTCAGCACCCTCAGTCTCTGTCTGCCATCGGAACCAGCACGGCGTCCCTGGCCAGTCCTCTTCCTCACCCCATCCAGGGCTCTCTACCCCCTTACAGTCGACTGGGCATGCCTCTCACCCCGTCCGCCCTGGCCGGCTCCATGCAGGGCAGCGGGCCTACCTTCCCTTCCTTCCACATGCCACGCTACCACCACTATTTCCAGCAAGGGCCCTACGCTGCCATCCAGGGACTGCGCCATTCTTCCACAGTCATGACCCCGTTCGTATGA
- the tbx20 gene encoding T-box transcription factor TBX20 isoform X2 gives MEYTSSPKPQLSSRANAFSIAALMSSGKSKDKESEENTIKPLEQFVEKSSCHPNLGDLPSLETHGDFSGSGGAPLCTEPLIPTTPGVPSEEMAKISCSLETKELWDKFHELGTEMIITKSGRRMFPTIRVSFSGVDPDAKYIVLMDIVPVDNKRYRYAYHRSSWLVAGKADPPLPARLYVHPDSPFTGEQLLKQMVSFEKVKLTNNELDQHGHIILNSMHKYQPRVHIIKKKDHTASLLNLKSEEFRTFVFTETVFTAVTAYQNQLITKLKIDSNPFAKGFRDSSRLTDIERESVESLIHKHSYARSPIRTYAGDEETLGEDGHSAHSRSSAFTASDNLSLSSWVTTTSGFSGFQHPQSLSAIGTSTASLASPLPHPIQGSLPPYSRLGMPLTPSALAGSMQGSGPTFPSFHMPRYHHYFQQGPYAAIQGLRHSSTVMTPFV, from the exons AACAATTCGTGGAAAAGTCGTCGTGCCACCCAAACCTCGGTGACCTGCCTTCGCTGGAAACCCACGGCGACTTCAGCGGCAGCGGCGGAGCTCCGTTATGTACCGAGCCGCTCATTCCGACGACCCCCGGCGTGCCCAGCGAGGAGATGGCCAAGATCTCCTGCAGCCTCGAGACTAAAGAACTGTGGGACAAATTCCACGAGCTCGGCACGGAAATGATTATCACAAAATCTGGAAG ACGAATGTTTCCGACAATTCGCGTGTCATTTTCCGGAGTTGATCCTGATGCCAAATATATCGTGCTAATGGACATCGTTCCAGTGGACAATAAAAGATATCGATACGCCTACCACAGATCCTCATGGCTTGTGGCGGGGAAGGCAGATCCACCTTTACCTGCCAG gtTGTACGTGCATCCAGATTCGCCGTTTACAGGAGAACAGCTATTGAAACAGATGGTTTCCTTCGAAAAAGTGAAGCTTACAAACAACGAACTGGACCAACACGGACAT ATCATCCTGAACTCCATGCACAAGTACCAACCCCGAGTTCATATCATCAAGAAGAAAGATCACACAGCGTCACTTCTTAACCTAAAGTCTGAGGAGTTTCGTACATTCGTCTTCACTGAGACAGTTTTCACTGCAGTCACTGCTTACCAGAACCAGCTG ATAACCAAACTGAAGATTGACAGCAACCCTTTTGCCAAAGGCTTCAGAGACTCCTCCAGACTCACAGATATTGAGAG GGAAAGTGTTGAGAGCTTGATCCACAAGCACTCTTACGCGCGGTCGCCCATTCGGACTTATGCTGGTGATGAGGAGACATTGGGTGAAGATGGACACTCGGCACACAGTAGAA GCTCTGCATTCACTGCATCGGACAACCTCTCTCTCAGCTCTTGGGTCACGACCACATCTGGTTTCTCGGGCTTTCAGCACCCTCAGTCTCTGTCTGCCATCGGAACCAGCACGGCGTCCCTGGCCAGTCCTCTTCCTCACCCCATCCAGGGCTCTCTACCCCCTTACAGTCGACTGGGCATGCCTCTCACCCCGTCCGCCCTGGCCGGCTCCATGCAGGGCAGCGGGCCTACCTTCCCTTCCTTCCACATGCCACGCTACCACCACTATTTCCAGCAAGGGCCCTACGCTGCCATCCAGGGACTGCGCCATTCTTCCACAGTCATGACCCCGTTCGTATGA